In Phlebotomus papatasi isolate M1 chromosome 1, Ppap_2.1, whole genome shotgun sequence, the following proteins share a genomic window:
- the LOC129799716 gene encoding L-threonine ammonia-lyase-like: MRRVSVVGNLTPVIKFLKRTFTTKVPHCNDPACMVVSSENASLSHKIKTAKKNQFEFTEEDFKIVENIEDPYCLPNKPVKISYQDVTSAAFMIKDGVEKTPCKRSHLSEMTGMEIYLKQEFLQFTGCFKERGACYALLMLSDDEKKRGVIAASLGNYSQGICYHATRLGIPVTVVMPTVASIMKIQKCRNFGANVILRGKNMSEAKMVAMTIAKKHGFVFINGYDHPHIIAGQGSIGLEIIEQIGQPDAVVVPIGGGGLIAGVAAVMKTISPQTKIIGVESDKCPSFSRALENGKPVEVPCQATLADGLAVPTVGHNVFATITPLLDKMVVVREEWIALAILRLVEREKCVVEGAGAAGLGAILSGHLDELKGKKVVLILSGGNLDSTVLGRCLERGMAAEGRLLNFVVTISDRPGGLADICQELATLGVSVKDIVHERAWLHDVYEAQVKIVCETSDWAQSQELKKILSEKYNNVIFSDTPMAIVE, from the exons TCTTAAACGTACATTTACGACAAAAGTACCGCACTGCAATGATCCGGCATGCATGGTTGTCTCTTCGGAAAATGCATCTTTAAGTCACAAAATAAAAACTGCCAAAaagaatcaatttgaatttacagAAGAAGATTTCAAGATTGTTGAAAACATTGAGGATCCCTATTGTCTTCCTAACAAACCAGTTAAAATTTCCTATCAGGATGTTACGTCTGCGGCTTTTATGATAAAAGATGGCGTAGAAAAAACTCCTTGTAAG AGATCCCATTTGTCGGAGATGACTGGAATGGAGATTTACCTCAAGCAGGAATTCCTTCAATTCACAGGATG TTTCAAGGAGCGTGGAGCATGTTATGCACTTCTTATGCTTTCGGACGATGAGAAGAAGCGTGGTGTTATTGCAGCATCTTTAGGAAACTATTCTCAGGGTATATGCTATCATGCTACTCGTCTTGGAATACCTGTAACGGTGGTAATGCCCACAGTAGCCTCTATCATGAAGATCCAGAAGTGTCGTAATTTTGGGGCTAATGTGATTCTAAGG GGAAAAAATATGTCAGAGGCTAAGATGGTAGCCATGACCATTGCAAAGAAACATGGCTTCGTTTTCATCAACGGCTACGATCATCCCCATATCATAGCTGGTCAGGGATCAATTGGACTGGAAATTATTGAACAGATCGGCCAGCCGGATGCTGTTGTTGTGCCCATTGGGGGAGGTGGATTAATTGCTGGTGTGGCAGCGGTTATGAAAACCATCTCGCCGCAAACCAAGATTATTGGTGTTGAGTCGGACAAATGCCCCAGTTTTTCACGAGCCTTGGAAAATGGGAAACCTGTAGAAGTACCTTGTCAAGCCACCCTTGCAGATGGTTTGGCGGTACCAACTGTTGGCCACAACGTTTTTGCTACAATTACTCCATTGCTGGACAAGATGGTTGTGGTTCGAGAAGAATGGATTGCACTAGCAATTTTGCGTCTAGTGGAGCGGGAGAAGTGTGTTGTTGAAGGAGCTGGCGCTGCAGGATTGGGAGCGATCTTATCGGGACATCTTGATGAGTTAAAAGGCAAAAA AGTGGTTCTCATACTGTCTGGCGGGAACTTGGATTCTACAGTTCTAGGACGATGTTTAGAACGCGGAATGGCTGCTGAAGGACGTCTTTTGAATTTTGTAGTCACCATAAGTGATCGTCCAGGAGGCCTTGCTGATATTTGTCAGGAATTGGCGACGTTGGGAGTCTCCGTAAAAGACATTGTCCACGAAAGAGCCTGGCTTCATGATGTCTACGAAGCTCAGGTTAAGATAGTGTGTGAAACTAGTGATTGGGCACAATCTCAAGAACTTAAAAAAATTCTCTCTGAAAAATACAACAATGTAATCTTCAGCGATACGCCCATGGCAAttgttgaataa
- the LOC129799712 gene encoding exosome complex component RRP46: MKEDTEKPTFELRPMHCELDLLSRSDGSALFAQGETAVIASVHGPVEVKLQNLQYDKSSVEVYYKSKSGHQSVGDRFREQYIRNTCESALLTTLHPRTAISVQLQEMEDRAGLIACAVNAACLSLLHSGLEMRFLVAAVHCALRPSGTILLDPDVRTMAEDGGTVATFTFAFDSVSRRTVAVHSEGKYTVDQFNEAQDICLKASEAIFDFYRKSFKKYMKVYC, from the exons ATGAAGGAGGATACCGAGAAGCCAACTTTCGAATTAAGGCCAATGCACTGCGAATTGGATTTACTATCTCGTTCAGATGGATCAGCACTTTTTGCTcaag GTGAGACGGCAGTTATTGCATCTGTTCATGGCCCTGTTGAAGTGAAATTGCAGAATTTGCAGTACGATAAATCAAGTGTTGAGGTTTACTACAAGAGTAAAAGTGGTCATCAGAGCGTGGGAGATAGATTTCGTGAGCAATACATTCGGAATACCTGCGAATCGGCACTTCTGACAACACTCCATCCGCGTACAGCAATTTCAGTGCAATTGCAGGAAATGGAAGATCGTGCTGGG TTAATTGCGTGCGCGGTGAACGCGGCGTGTCTGTCACTTTTGCACAGTGGACTCGAAATGCGCTTCCTCGTGGCTGCTGTCCACTGTGCCCTACGTCCCTCCGGCACTATCCTGTTGGATCCTGACGTGAGGACCATGGCCGAGGACGGTGGCACTGTGGCTACCTTTACGTTCGCCTTTGACAGTGTTTCCCGGCGGACTGTGGCGGTTCACTCGGAAGGCAAGTACACCGTTGACCAATTCAATGAGGCTCAGGATATTTGCCTCAAGGCTAGTGAAGCCATCTTTGACTTCTACAGGAagagttttaaaaaatacatgaaggtttattgttga